In Pseudovibrio brasiliensis, the following are encoded in one genomic region:
- a CDS encoding TrmH family RNA methyltransferase, with the protein MSNFKNQKSTGGSRWSPTQGNDRPYKKKRPDGKPSGGSFSKGKPWQKKSAAEDGPFYIYGLHTIEAAFKNPERQRHKLVVTQNALRRLEERNLKIDVPVEDASPRDIDKLVGKDAVHQGAALLVDALPEYGPEELKDGQLVLALDQVTDPHNVGAILRSAVALNADAVVTTRRHAPEEGPVLAKTASGALDMIKHVRIQNMARFVEEMRDKGYQAIALDSEGPEAVENTAFTDKTLLVLGSEGKGVREGVRKSCDTLARLDMPGEIKSLNVSNAAILSLYVARMKMGLS; encoded by the coding sequence ATGAGCAACTTTAAAAATCAAAAGAGCACAGGCGGCAGCCGTTGGAGCCCAACACAGGGCAACGACCGGCCCTATAAGAAAAAGCGCCCGGACGGAAAACCCTCTGGCGGCAGCTTTTCAAAAGGCAAGCCCTGGCAGAAGAAATCAGCTGCTGAAGACGGCCCATTCTATATATATGGCCTCCACACCATTGAAGCAGCCTTCAAAAACCCGGAGCGCCAACGCCACAAGCTCGTTGTGACGCAAAACGCCCTGCGCCGACTGGAAGAGCGCAATCTGAAGATTGATGTTCCGGTCGAAGACGCCAGCCCGCGCGACATCGACAAGCTCGTCGGCAAAGACGCCGTCCACCAGGGTGCAGCCCTTCTGGTAGACGCCCTGCCCGAGTATGGCCCGGAAGAACTCAAAGACGGTCAGCTGGTGCTCGCACTGGATCAGGTCACCGACCCACACAATGTGGGCGCGATCCTCCGCTCCGCCGTTGCGCTGAATGCTGATGCCGTTGTCACCACCCGCCGCCATGCACCTGAAGAAGGTCCGGTCCTTGCCAAAACCGCAAGCGGCGCGCTGGACATGATCAAACACGTGCGCATTCAGAACATGGCCCGCTTCGTGGAAGAAATGCGCGACAAAGGCTATCAGGCCATCGCTCTGGACAGTGAAGGCCCCGAAGCTGTCGAGAACACCGCCTTTACTGATAAGACCCTGCTCGTGCTCGGCTCTGAAGGAAAAGGCGTTCGCGAGGGCGTGCGCAAAAGCTGCGACACCCTCGCCCGCCTCGACATGCCTGGAGAGATCAAATCGCTCAACGTCTCCAACGCCGCGATCCTCTCCCTCTATGTCGCGCGTATGAAAATGGGGCTGTCATAA
- the tuf gene encoding elongation factor Tu — MAKEKFERNKPHVNIGTIGHVDHGKTTLTAAITKQFGDFKAYDEIDGAPEERARGITISTAHVEYETDARHYAHVDCPGHADYVKNMITGAAQMDGAILVVNAADGPMPQTREHILLARQVGVPALVVFMNKVDQVDDEELLELVEMEVRELLSSYEFPGDDIPIIAGSALAALEDRDANIGSEKIAELMAAVDEYIPTPDRPRDQAFLMPIEDVFSISGRGTVVTGRVERGIIHVGDEVEIVGIKDTAKTTVTGVEMFRKLLDQGEAGDNIGALIRGVGREEVERGQVLCKPGSVTPHTKFKAEAYILTKEEGGRHTPFFTNYRPQFYFRTTDVTGVVSLPEGTEMVMPGDNVAVSVELIVPIAMEDGLRFAIREGGRTVGAGVVAEIIE; from the coding sequence ATGGCGAAGGAAAAATTTGAACGTAATAAGCCGCACGTCAACATCGGCACAATCGGCCACGTTGATCACGGCAAAACTACGCTGACTGCTGCGATTACCAAACAGTTTGGTGACTTCAAAGCATATGACGAAATCGATGGTGCTCCTGAAGAGCGCGCACGTGGTATCACCATTTCTACAGCGCACGTTGAGTACGAAACCGACGCTCGTCACTACGCACACGTTGACTGCCCAGGCCACGCTGACTATGTGAAAAACATGATCACCGGTGCTGCGCAGATGGACGGCGCGATCCTCGTTGTTAACGCTGCTGATGGCCCAATGCCACAGACTCGTGAGCACATCCTGCTTGCGCGTCAGGTTGGCGTTCCTGCACTGGTTGTCTTCATGAACAAAGTTGACCAGGTTGACGACGAAGAGCTTCTCGAGCTCGTAGAAATGGAAGTTCGTGAACTTCTGTCTTCCTACGAATTCCCAGGCGACGATATTCCAATCATCGCTGGTTCTGCTCTGGCAGCTCTGGAAGATCGTGATGCAAACATTGGTTCTGAGAAAATCGCTGAACTGATGGCTGCTGTTGACGAGTACATCCCAACTCCAGACCGTCCACGCGATCAGGCATTCCTTATGCCAATCGAAGACGTGTTCTCCATCTCCGGTCGTGGTACCGTTGTTACCGGTCGCGTTGAGCGCGGTATCATCCACGTTGGTGATGAAGTTGAGATCGTTGGTATCAAAGATACAGCTAAGACCACCGTTACTGGTGTTGAAATGTTCCGCAAGCTGCTCGATCAGGGTGAAGCTGGCGACAACATTGGCGCACTGATCCGTGGTGTTGGTCGTGAAGAAGTTGAGCGTGGCCAGGTTCTGTGTAAGCCGGGTTCCGTTACTCCTCACACCAAGTTCAAAGCTGAGGCATACATCCTCACCAAAGAAGAAGGTGGACGTCACACTCCATTCTTCACCAACTACCGTCCACAGTTCTACTTCCGTACAACTGACGTGACTGGTGTTGTTTCTCTGCCAGAAGGCACAGAAATGGTGATGCCTGGTGATAACGTTGCTGTTTCAGTTGAACTTATCGTACCAATCGCTATGGAAGATGGTCTGCGTTTCGCTATCCGTGAAGGCGGTCGTACCGTCGGCGCTGGTGTGGTAGCTGAAATCATCGAATAA
- the secE gene encoding preprotein translocase subunit SecE, translating into MAKTNPFTFIQQVRSETAKVTWPTRKETGVTTLMVFIMVFLAAMFFLAADQLMSWGISLVLGF; encoded by the coding sequence ATGGCAAAAACCAATCCTTTTACATTTATCCAGCAAGTTCGTTCGGAAACTGCGAAGGTGACTTGGCCGACGCGTAAGGAAACTGGTGTGACCACGTTGATGGTTTTCATCATGGTTTTCCTGGCGGCGATGTTCTTTCTTGCTGCTGACCAGCTGATGAGCTGGGGTATCAGCCTAGTGCTTGGCTTTTAA
- the nusG gene encoding transcription termination/antitermination protein NusG, whose amino-acid sequence MAKRWYIVHAYSNFERKVAEAIKERAQQQGLEDSFDEVLVPTEKFVEVRRGRKVDSERKFFPGYVLVKMEMSDDAYHLINDTPKVSGFLGNDKKPMPISEAEAQRILNQVQEGVEAPKPSVSFEVGEQVRVSDGPFASFSGLVEEVDEERARLKVTVSIFGRATPVELEYGQVDKVG is encoded by the coding sequence ATGGCTAAGCGCTGGTATATTGTTCACGCTTATTCGAATTTCGAGCGTAAAGTTGCTGAAGCGATTAAAGAAAGAGCTCAGCAGCAGGGTCTTGAAGATTCATTTGACGAAGTTCTGGTTCCGACCGAGAAATTCGTAGAAGTACGTCGCGGTCGCAAGGTTGATTCCGAGCGCAAGTTCTTCCCGGGATACGTTCTGGTGAAGATGGAAATGAGCGACGATGCTTATCACCTGATCAACGATACGCCGAAAGTTTCCGGCTTCCTTGGTAACGACAAGAAGCCAATGCCGATTTCTGAGGCTGAGGCGCAGCGTATTCTTAATCAGGTTCAGGAAGGTGTCGAAGCTCCGAAACCTTCTGTCAGCTTTGAAGTTGGTGAGCAGGTTCGCGTCAGCGATGGCCCGTTTGCTTCCTTCTCTGGTCTCGTCGAGGAAGTCGATGAGGAGCGGGCACGTCTGAAAGTGACTGTGTCCATCTTCGGCCGGGCTACCCCGGTTGAGCTTGAATACGGACAGGTCGACAAAGTCGGTTAA
- the rplK gene encoding 50S ribosomal protein L11, whose translation MAKKIEGYLKLQVPAGSATPSPPIGPALGQRGLNIMEFCKAFNAKTQDVEKGAPCPTTITYYSDKSFTFEIKTAPASFFIKKAAKIKSGSQTPGRGTVASITKAQVREIAEAKMKDLNANDVEAAMLMIEGSARSMGVEVTE comes from the coding sequence ATGGCGAAAAAGATTGAAGGCTATCTAAAGCTTCAGGTGCCAGCAGGTTCTGCTACACCATCCCCACCAATTGGTCCTGCGCTGGGTCAGCGCGGTCTGAACATCATGGAATTCTGTAAGGCGTTTAACGCTAAGACCCAGGATGTTGAGAAGGGTGCTCCTTGCCCAACCACCATCACTTATTATTCCGATAAGTCTTTCACATTTGAGATCAAGACTGCTCCAGCTTCTTTCTTCATCAAGAAAGCTGCTAAGATCAAGTCTGGCTCTCAGACACCTGGTCGCGGTACTGTTGCGTCCATCACTAAAGCTCAGGTTCGTGAGATCGCTGAAGCTAAGATGAAAGACCTCAACGCTAACGACGTCGAAGCAGCAATGCTGATGATCGAAGGCTCCGCCCGTTCCATGGGTGTGGAAGTTACGGAGTAA
- the rplA gene encoding 50S ribosomal protein L1 — protein sequence MAKVGKRIKAAREGVDRNKEYAVSEALELIKSNSTAKFDETVEVAINLGVDPRHADQMVRGACVLPNGTGKTVRVAVFARDAKADEAKAAGADIVGAEELVKEVQGGTINFDTVIATPDMMPLVGRLGKVLGPRGMMPNPKVGTVTPDVTKAVKDAKGGSVQFRVEKAGIIHAGVGKASFEASKLEENVKALVDAVIKAKPSGAKGTYVKRVALSSTMGPGVKVELGSITE from the coding sequence ATGGCTAAAGTAGGTAAGCGCATTAAAGCTGCTCGCGAAGGTGTAGATCGCAACAAAGAGTACGCAGTTAGCGAAGCTCTCGAGCTGATCAAGTCCAACTCCACTGCGAAGTTTGACGAGACTGTTGAAGTTGCAATCAACCTTGGTGTTGACCCACGTCACGCTGACCAGATGGTTCGTGGTGCATGTGTTCTGCCAAACGGTACCGGTAAAACTGTACGCGTTGCAGTGTTTGCTCGTGATGCGAAAGCTGACGAAGCTAAAGCTGCTGGCGCTGACATCGTTGGTGCAGAAGAGCTGGTTAAAGAAGTTCAGGGTGGTACCATCAACTTCGACACCGTGATCGCAACACCTGACATGATGCCACTGGTTGGTCGTCTTGGTAAGGTTCTTGGCCCACGCGGCATGATGCCAAACCCTAAGGTTGGCACTGTGACCCCAGACGTGACCAAGGCTGTTAAAGACGCTAAAGGTGGTTCTGTACAGTTCCGCGTTGAAAAAGCTGGTATCATCCACGCTGGCGTTGGCAAAGCTTCCTTTGAAGCTTCCAAGCTGGAAGAGAACGTAAAAGCTCTCGTTGATGCAGTGATCAAAGCTAAGCCATCTGGTGCGAAAGGTACCTACGTTAAGCGCGTAGCACTTTCATCCACGATGGGACCAGGCGTAAAGGTTGAACTCGGCTCCATTACCGAGTAA
- the rplJ gene encoding 50S ribosomal protein L10 — protein MERADKQKFVSDFNEVLSNTGVAVVAHYAGLSVSQMTQLRADAREAGGTVKVAKNRLVKLALQGTELEHISDLFKGPTVIVYSDDPVAAPKAAANFAKANEDFVILGGALGSTNLDTAGVNALATMPSLDELRGKLVGMIQTPASRIAQVTSAPAGQLARVFNAYAEKDQAA, from the coding sequence GTGGAAAGAGCGGATAAGCAAAAGTTCGTCAGCGATTTCAACGAAGTGTTGTCTAACACTGGTGTTGCTGTCGTTGCGCACTATGCGGGCCTTTCAGTTTCTCAGATGACTCAGCTGCGTGCTGATGCTCGTGAAGCTGGCGGCACCGTAAAGGTTGCTAAAAACCGTCTTGTCAAGCTTGCCCTTCAAGGCACTGAACTAGAGCACATCAGCGACCTGTTCAAAGGCCCAACTGTCATCGTTTATTCCGATGATCCAGTTGCTGCGCCTAAGGCTGCTGCTAACTTCGCTAAGGCTAACGAAGACTTCGTAATCCTTGGTGGTGCTCTTGGTTCAACTAACCTGGACACTGCTGGTGTTAACGCACTGGCAACGATGCCGTCTCTGGACGAGCTTCGTGGCAAGCTGGTTGGAATGATCCAGACCCCAGCTTCCCGTATCGCTCAGGTTACAAGCGCACCGGCCGGGCAGCTTGCTCGCGTCTTCAATGCGTACGCCGAGAAGGACCAAGCCGCGTAA
- the rplL gene encoding 50S ribosomal protein L7/L12 yields MADLAKIVEELSALTVMEAAELSKMLEEEWGVSAAAPVAVAAVAGGEAAAAEEKTEFDVVLADAGAKKINVIKEVRAITGLGLKEAKELVEGAPKAVKEAVSKDEAEELKKKLEEAGAKVELK; encoded by the coding sequence ATGGCTGATCTCGCAAAGATCGTAGAAGAACTCTCTGCACTGACCGTTATGGAAGCTGCTGAGCTGTCCAAAATGCTCGAAGAAGAGTGGGGCGTTTCCGCTGCTGCTCCTGTAGCTGTTGCTGCTGTTGCTGGCGGCGAAGCTGCTGCTGCTGAAGAAAAGACTGAATTCGACGTTGTCCTGGCTGACGCTGGCGCGAAGAAGATCAACGTAATTAAAGAAGTACGTGCGATCACCGGTCTTGGCCTGAAAGAAGCTAAAGAGCTCGTAGAAGGCGCTCCAAAAGCTGTTAAAGAAGCAGTTTCTAAAGACGAAGCAGAAGAGCTGAAGAAGAAGCTCGAAGAAGCTGGTGCAAAAGTAGAACTCAAGTAA
- the rpoB gene encoding DNA-directed RNA polymerase subunit beta — translation MTQTFNGRKRVRKYFGSIRDVAAMPNLIEVQKASYDQFLQVDKVEDSRVDEGLEAVFKSVFPISDFAGNSLLEFVDYEFEAPKYDVEECRQRDMTYAAPLKLTLRLIVFDVDEDTGAKSVKDIKEQDVYMGDIPFMTDNGTFVINGTERVIVSQMHRSPGVFFDHDKGKTHSSGKLLFAARVIPYRGSWLDIEFDAKDIVHARIDRRRKIPVTSLLMALGLDSEEILNTFYKRIDYVRAGENSWSVPFDGARLKGTKAVNDMVDAASGEVVVEAGKKITARTIRQLTEKGVKSLKGTDEDLYGQYLAEDIVDMGTGEIYAEAGEELTEKLLHELIERGYHDLPVLDIDYVNVGPYIRNTLAADKNDSREGALFDIYRVMRPGEPPTLETAEAMFQSLFFDAERYDLSAVGRVKMNMRLDLECEDTVRVLRKDDILSVIGLLLDLRDGRGEIDDIDNLGNRRVRSVGELMENQYRVGLLRMERAIKERMSSVEIDTVMPQDLINAKPAAAAVREFFGSSQLSQFMDQTNPLSEVTHKRRLSALGPGGLTRERAGFEVRDVHPTHYGRICPIETPEGPNIGLINSLATFARVNKYGFIESPYRRVIDGKVTKDVVYLSAMEESKYYVSQANAEMNEDGSFVNDLVQCRHAGENILVTSDRVDLMDVSPKQLVSVAASLIPFLENDDANRALMGSNMMRQAVPLVRAQAPFVGTGMEPIVARDSGAAIGARRGGVVDQVDATRIVIRATEDLDPSKSGVDIYRLMKFQRSNQDTCINQRPLVNVGDRVRKGDIIADGPSTDLGDLALGRNVMVAFMPWNGYNFEDSILLSERIVRDDVFTSIHLEEFEVMARDTKLGPEEITRDIPNVSEEALKNLDEAGIVYVGAEVKPGDILVGKITPKGESPMTPEEKLLRAIFGEKASDVRDTSLRLSPGVVGTVVEVRVFNRHGVEKDERAMAIEREEIERLAKDRDDEQAILDRNVYGRLAEMIMGHVAVGGPKNFRKGVEIDGNVLNEFPRSQWWQFAVEDEQLMSELEALRGSYDESRKRLEQRFIDKVEKLQRGDELPPGVMKMVKVFVAVKRKIQPGDKMAGRHGNKGVVSKINPCEDMPFLEDGQHVDIVLNPLGVPSRMNVGQILETHLGWACAGMGQKIGELYDEYRKSGEIEQLRGKVVEIYGDNIKGEPVQEYDDEGIAKLGEQLRHGVSIATPVFDGAREPDVVDMLNIAEMKPSGQSTLFDGRTGEQFDRQVTVGYIYMLKLHHLVDDKIHARSIGPYSLVTQQPLGGKAQFGGQRFGEMEVWALEAYGAAYTLQEMLTVKSDDVAGRTKVYEAIVRGDDTFEAGIPESFNVLVKEMRSLGLNVELQDKEPRHSTNDDAEAIDAAE, via the coding sequence ATGACGCAGACGTTCAACGGTCGCAAGCGGGTCCGTAAATACTTCGGATCCATCCGCGATGTAGCGGCTATGCCAAATCTTATCGAAGTGCAGAAGGCGTCTTATGACCAATTCTTGCAAGTTGATAAGGTAGAAGATAGCCGCGTTGACGAAGGCCTTGAGGCCGTATTTAAGTCCGTATTCCCCATTTCGGATTTTGCAGGCAATTCCCTTCTTGAATTCGTAGATTACGAATTTGAAGCACCAAAGTATGATGTGGAAGAGTGCCGCCAGCGTGATATGACTTACGCTGCGCCACTGAAGCTGACGCTTCGCCTCATCGTGTTTGATGTGGATGAAGATACTGGCGCAAAATCGGTTAAAGACATCAAAGAACAAGATGTCTACATGGGCGATATTCCGTTTATGACCGATAACGGTACCTTTGTGATCAATGGTACTGAGCGCGTTATCGTGTCTCAGATGCACCGTTCCCCGGGTGTATTCTTTGACCATGACAAAGGTAAGACTCACTCTTCCGGTAAACTGCTGTTTGCTGCACGTGTGATTCCTTACCGTGGTTCCTGGCTCGATATTGAATTCGATGCCAAGGACATTGTTCACGCACGTATCGACCGCCGTCGTAAGATCCCTGTGACATCCCTGCTGATGGCGCTTGGTCTGGACAGCGAAGAGATCCTGAACACCTTCTACAAGCGCATCGACTACGTTCGTGCGGGCGAGAATAGCTGGTCTGTTCCGTTCGATGGCGCGCGTCTGAAGGGCACCAAAGCCGTCAACGATATGGTTGATGCAGCTTCCGGTGAAGTGGTTGTAGAAGCTGGTAAGAAAATTACCGCTCGTACTATCCGTCAGCTGACCGAGAAGGGCGTTAAGTCCCTCAAGGGCACTGATGAGGATCTGTACGGCCAGTACCTTGCTGAAGACATTGTCGACATGGGTACCGGTGAGATCTACGCTGAAGCTGGTGAGGAGCTGACTGAAAAGCTGCTCCACGAGCTGATCGAGCGTGGCTACCACGATCTTCCTGTTCTGGATATCGACTACGTTAACGTTGGTCCTTACATCCGCAACACTCTTGCTGCTGACAAAAATGACAGCCGCGAAGGTGCTCTGTTTGACATCTACCGCGTCATGCGTCCAGGTGAGCCGCCGACCTTGGAGACTGCGGAGGCTATGTTCCAGTCTCTGTTCTTCGATGCTGAGCGCTACGACCTGTCCGCTGTTGGTCGCGTGAAGATGAACATGCGTCTTGACCTTGAGTGTGAAGACACTGTTCGTGTTCTGCGTAAGGATGACATCCTGTCCGTTATCGGCCTGCTGCTTGACCTGCGTGATGGTCGCGGCGAAATCGATGACATCGACAACCTTGGCAACCGTCGTGTTCGTTCTGTTGGCGAACTGATGGAAAACCAGTACCGTGTTGGCCTGCTGCGCATGGAACGTGCGATCAAGGAGCGTATGAGCTCCGTTGAGATCGACACTGTGATGCCTCAGGATCTGATCAACGCAAAACCTGCTGCGGCTGCTGTGCGCGAGTTCTTCGGTTCTTCCCAGCTGTCCCAGTTCATGGACCAGACCAACCCACTCTCTGAAGTGACGCATAAGCGTCGTCTCTCAGCGCTTGGCCCAGGTGGTTTGACCCGTGAGCGCGCAGGCTTTGAGGTTCGCGACGTTCACCCAACTCACTACGGTCGTATTTGTCCGATTGAGACACCGGAAGGTCCGAACATTGGTCTGATCAACTCACTGGCGACTTTTGCGCGTGTGAACAAGTATGGCTTCATTGAGAGCCCATACCGCCGCGTGATTGACGGTAAAGTTACCAAGGACGTTGTCTATCTCTCCGCTATGGAAGAGAGCAAGTACTACGTTTCTCAGGCAAACGCTGAGATGAACGAAGATGGTAGCTTCGTGAACGACCTGGTTCAGTGTCGTCACGCAGGTGAGAACATCTTGGTCACCTCTGACCGCGTTGATCTGATGGATGTGTCTCCGAAGCAGCTGGTTTCTGTTGCTGCGTCGCTCATTCCGTTCCTTGAGAACGATGATGCGAACCGCGCACTGATGGGTTCCAACATGATGCGTCAGGCTGTGCCGCTCGTTCGTGCGCAGGCTCCATTTGTTGGTACCGGTATGGAACCAATCGTTGCTCGTGACTCTGGTGCTGCTATCGGCGCACGTCGCGGCGGTGTGGTTGACCAGGTTGACGCAACACGTATCGTTATTCGTGCAACTGAAGATCTGGATCCTTCTAAGTCCGGCGTAGACATCTACCGTCTGATGAAGTTCCAGCGTTCCAACCAGGACACCTGTATCAACCAGCGTCCGCTGGTGAACGTAGGTGACCGGGTTCGCAAGGGCGATATCATTGCGGATGGTCCTTCGACCGATCTGGGTGATCTGGCGCTTGGCCGTAACGTTATGGTCGCGTTCATGCCTTGGAACGGCTACAACTTCGAGGATTCCATCCTTCTGTCCGAGCGCATCGTTCGCGATGACGTATTCACCTCTATCCACCTCGAAGAATTCGAAGTGATGGCGCGTGATACGAAGCTTGGCCCTGAAGAAATCACTCGCGATATTCCTAACGTTTCTGAAGAAGCGCTGAAGAACCTTGATGAGGCTGGCATTGTTTATGTTGGCGCTGAGGTGAAACCAGGCGACATTCTCGTTGGTAAGATCACTCCAAAGGGCGAAAGCCCAATGACACCAGAAGAAAAACTTCTGCGTGCGATCTTCGGTGAGAAAGCTTCTGACGTTCGTGATACATCCCTGCGTCTGTCTCCAGGTGTTGTCGGTACTGTTGTTGAAGTTCGTGTATTCAACCGCCACGGCGTTGAAAAAGACGAACGCGCAATGGCTATCGAGCGCGAAGAGATTGAACGTCTTGCGAAAGACCGTGACGACGAACAGGCAATTCTTGACCGTAACGTCTATGGCCGTCTGGCTGAGATGATCATGGGTCATGTGGCTGTTGGTGGTCCGAAGAACTTCCGCAAGGGTGTTGAGATCGACGGAAACGTTCTGAACGAGTTCCCACGTTCTCAGTGGTGGCAGTTTGCTGTCGAAGACGAGCAGCTGATGAGCGAGCTGGAAGCGCTTCGTGGTTCTTATGATGAGAGCCGTAAGCGTCTTGAGCAGCGCTTCATCGACAAGGTTGAGAAGCTGCAGCGTGGTGATGAATTGCCACCTGGCGTGATGAAGATGGTTAAAGTCTTCGTTGCGGTTAAGCGTAAGATTCAGCCAGGCGATAAGATGGCTGGTCGTCACGGTAACAAAGGTGTGGTCTCCAAGATCAACCCATGTGAAGACATGCCATTCCTTGAGGATGGTCAGCACGTGGATATTGTTCTGAACCCACTGGGCGTGCCATCGCGTATGAACGTTGGTCAGATTCTTGAAACGCACCTTGGCTGGGCTTGTGCCGGCATGGGGCAGAAGATTGGCGAGCTTTACGATGAATATCGTAAGTCTGGCGAGATCGAACAGCTTCGTGGCAAGGTCGTTGAGATCTACGGTGACAACATCAAGGGTGAGCCGGTTCAGGAATACGACGACGAAGGCATTGCTAAACTTGGTGAGCAGCTGCGTCATGGCGTTTCCATCGCTACTCCGGTCTTCGATGGTGCACGTGAGCCAGACGTTGTTGACATGCTGAACATTGCTGAGATGAAGCCATCCGGTCAGTCAACTCTGTTTGACGGACGTACCGGTGAGCAGTTCGACCGTCAGGTCACTGTGGGTTACATCTACATGCTCAAGCTTCACCACTTGGTTGACGACAAGATCCACGCGCGTTCTATCGGACCTTACTCTCTTGTTACTCAGCAGCCGCTGGGTGGTAAGGCACAGTTCGGTGGTCAGCGCTTCGGTGAGATGGAAGTGTGGGCGCTTGAAGCTTATGGCGCAGCGTACACCTTGCAGGAAATGCTCACAGTTAAGTCTGATGACGTGGCTGGTCGTACCAAGGTTTACGAAGCAATCGTCCGGGGTGACGACACATTCGAGGCGGGTATTCCAGAGAGCTTCAACGTTCTCGTCAAGGAAATGCGTTCCCTGGGCCTCAATGTCGAGTTGCAGGATAAGGAACCGCGTCATTCGACCAATGATGACGCTGAAGCAATCGATGCCGCGGAATAA